From the Ciona intestinalis chromosome 2, KH, whole genome shotgun sequence genome, one window contains:
- the LOC100175510 gene encoding probable protein BRICK1-A, producing the protein MFRSQTTHGNLKTSTKKEYWNTIMAARGDEVQRQIQRDWANREYIEVISSSIKKIADFLNGFDLSCRSRLATLNEKLTALERRIEYIEARVSMGETLS; encoded by the exons ATGTTTAG ATCACAAACTACACATGGAAACCTAAAAACTTCAACAAAAAAGGAATACTGGAATACTATCATGGCAGCTCGCGGAGACGAAGTTCAGAGGCAAATACAAAGGGACTGGGCAAACCGTGAATATATTGAAGTTATTTCTAGCAGTATTAAGAAGATTGCTGACTTTTTAAATGGTTTTGATTTATCTTGCCGTTCAAGGCTTGCCACATTAAATGAAAAACTAACAGCTTTGGAAAGGAGGATTGAATATATTGAAGCAAGAGTTTCGATGGGTGAAAcattaagttaa
- the LOC100177840 gene encoding zinc finger MYND domain-containing protein 10, with protein sequence MAEDGPQHVLLSTEAEILIENLVKFPIKEIGSPRWQKQHEYLEKINMQSLVSASANEDEFVKELLISLGKVQFIIEDLISIEVWKQFVFSVIVKTNFKPPTTIPIYMVLYHEATVANLLETVCFHKEPLESADETVLDLLDYCYRKLSSVVGETEEEEDETTESSSTLDELQKQARKMNFEIAVKAVSILRYITDAIESLPLSTSGRLMNTHNIPCLLVELLEHPPWTKRRGGKLMKYIDSQWQQVVGPDALQLTKIEGQVWLALYNVLMNPICISKYNFSSFNKEQILKLRSHMNEVLMDQLPVLGQLQAYLQQLSMTEPAAPKSDLILEQLPEVRDQIMRENTGKWKAIAKYQMKNFFNPKPEEIQQQAQRLADTYNFDVIESLISEPPKCACCGAEAAKRCSRCKQEWYCKRECQVKQWEKHKKVCDVMKERST encoded by the coding sequence atggCCGAAGATGGACCGCAACACGTTCTTTTGTCAACTGAAGCCGAGATCTTGATCGAAAATCTTGTTAAATTTCCCATAAAAGAAATCGGGAGCCCTCGATGGCAAAAACAACATGAATACTTGGAAAAGATTAATATGCAATCCTTGGTCAGTGCAAGCGCAAATGAGGACGAATTCGTTAAAGAATTGCTCATATCACTCGGTAAAGTACAATTTATAATCGAAGACCTCATTTCTATAGAAGTTTGGAAGCAATTCGTGTTTAGTGTAATTGTAAAAACGAACTTTAAACCGCCCACTACTATTCCTATTTATATGGTGTTATACCACGAAGCAACAGTCGCTAACCTGCTGGAAACTGTGTGTTTTCATAAAGAACCATTGGAGTCTGCAGACGAAACCGTGTTGGATTTGCTTGACTATTGCTACAGGAAGTTGTCCTCTGTAGTTGGGGAAACtgaagaggaagaagatgaGACTACAGAGTCCTCAAGTACCCTAGATGAACTACAGAAACAGGCGCGGAAGATGAACTTTGAAATTGCAGTCAAAGCTGTTTCAATCTTGAGGTACATAACTGATGCAATTGAAAGCCTACCATTGAGTACAAGTGGCAGGTTAATGAACACACACAACATACCATGCTTGCTTGTGGAGTTGTTGGAGCATCCACCTTGGACAAAACGAAGAGGTGGCAAGCTTATGAAATACATTGATAGCCAATGGCAACAAGTAGTTGGCCCTGATGCATTACAACTCACAAAGATAGAAGGGCAAGTCTGGCTGGCCTTGTACAATGTATTAATGAATCCAATCTGTATTTCTAAGTACAATTTTAGCTCTTTCAACAAGGAGCAGATTTTAAAACTGCGGTCACACATGAATGAAGTCCTGATGGATCAGTTACCAGTGTTAGGACAACTGCAAGCATACCTACAGCAACTATCCATGACTGAACCAGCAGCTCCGAAATCTGATTTAATCTTGGAACAACTACCAGAAGTGAGAGACCAAATAATGAGAGAAAATACCGGGAAATGGAAAGCGATTGCCAAATACCAGATGAAAAATTTCTTCAACCCAAAACCAGAAGAAATACAGCAACAAGCACAGAGGTTGGCGGACACTTATAATTTCGATGTGATTGAATCGCTTATATCAGAACCACCAAAGTGTGCATGCTGTGGGGCTGAAGCAGCCAAGAGATGCTCAAGATGTAAGCAGGAGTGGTATTGTAAACGGGAATGCCAAGTAAAGCAATGGGAAAAGCATAAAAAAGTGTGTGATGTAATGAAAGAGCGTTCTACATAA